The following coding sequences are from one Haliotis asinina isolate JCU_RB_2024 chromosome 3, JCU_Hal_asi_v2, whole genome shotgun sequence window:
- the LOC137278097 gene encoding microtubule-associated protein futsch-like isoform X2: protein MATDAMDSMSMSETDDQGFSQPPKAALLLVIGEPISDEHRNLILAEITTGFKCWDTETTGIDINEELSQIANRASLGEEGPNGERTIRHRSDNVAVEILVNPQAQTVRRCLKGFLKVACQLKFLLYAGHAFQGSGAWVLQDDVFTFSNFVHIFKDTDVENALKQQEDVNLVFYSLADGDWSASINKQDFSKILKIKVNPPQKLDSVHGVLQFTAYVSSFVKAQSLNNLLSSSDVVGNIRFNKPTLYIFPGCQGDSALFGISGFSLLVNGGYNRKACFWDFTRHLDRIDAVLLTHLGTDNLFGLGSVLQRKSVENVHPEIGFMYLNSSEKTRSSPAPSVENLKDKEPSLLINLAEEGNRIIEYSKQLGQFPHPCSRSVAGQQQDPVNLYHKVGHGSLDMFILNPVQDSKELKEFYQQWNKQVSNFGSNQQFPLPNMLSICALLVWRPANPTEKITRIFFPGNAPQNKIIEGLERIKHLNFLKHPSCCQKDLNQPPKKATGGVRASKPAARSTPVKAESPRKSETPKPEKSRPLTSPASKGNKVAKEDTNKKTAKSKDVKKDDKEREKADKAKSSTSSSPSKSSVKSASSPSKSPVEPIVPVAAALVNTPPQEGSLIDTSVPVEPLVNHINGDAAVPEPKPEVDEMPLMKPEQIEALQSEVRETDSPEPLPNPVQYEAEPVNSAPDTTPVDAQPPYDRQKLAELGVYEDDDDEAEEANGSLPTEPATESPAGTPEEPEEIEQPQSLPEPVEVPDQAHFVSEPDLIQETTPQKEALPEVESQADTVTADPDIVPNSEEPVVQDDTDPAEEIPSSPEPTEELQGFSFSKGDDSPLEPTPQFTQEPDVVPVMQGQNASLEQSIQYGITDDNGRHMGGIKEEEEDEEVESGRDSVEKQLAEDPSREESVELEQNPTPEPADKLPDPVRESPEPTEQSPEQSPEQSPEQSPEQSPEQSPVQSPVQSPVQSPEPVGQILEPVHSSPETEEAEEKEDHFEERQEEQVVPVAEEKPNIDKQSMEEVGMYDEEEEVDMDQAEGRDPDAFVYEKDVDLGDEEGPQETRGSSEEQEAEVSGFEKEILTGIVDQAPPEGSTPIDERYADFDQQEASRASESPEKEADEIQRVEESPEHDEFQRDSIEREQEQQESSNIPEAFEKDETPTPGESLSFDNQTGDPQSLATDSAVASDIQDDSNIRDDTDSIDGGTPDDDKDIDESFARECNSQKSEDAVVNGSSDQDLIGVEGPPANMRGMEASSNPFDSLDQQGQNPFVGIDETSQAEQTQGSLNPFSDQSPFEPENKKQPEGFDPVSEWGQPMGLPSPPPLDDSKSASPSNGKTTKASKTSKNGVKAAEAKKADLSKSSTGAKKAPEKRPASATTKTTPNKTANGPSKAEPKAKTARPTEKKAEPKKPAPATTKAPTRTRPATAPARAEPAKTTRTAPAPSRRPATATSRSSPSGSRGPPLPPLTAFYVDLTYIPNHGDPAYSDVEFFKRIRARYYVLSALSPNPQILNSLLEAKKTWEDKDLEVTVIPTYDNETLRHWMGLHKEDLGQLKIDVAPSASRCTIQLQDHETSCSAYRLEF from the exons GATTCAAATGCTGGGACACTGAAACCACTGGGATTGATATCAATGAAGAGCTTTCACAGATAGCCAACAGGGCTTCATTGGGAGAGGAAGGTCCCAATG GGGAGAGGACGATCCGCCATCGCTCTGACAATGTTGCTGTGGAGATCTTGGTAAACCCGCAGGCCCAGACAGTCCGCCGATGCCTGAAAGGCTTCCTGAAGGTTGCCTGTCAGCTGAAGTTTCTCTTGTATGCTGGACATGCCTTCCAGGGATCTGGAGCTTGGGTCCTGCAAGATGATGTCTTCACCTTCAGCAACTTTGTCCACATCTTCAAAGATACTGATGTGGAAAATGCCTTGAAACAACAAGAGGATGTAAACCTTGTGTTTTACAGTCTGGCAGATGGTGACTGGAGTGCCAGTATCAACAAACAGGACTTTTCTAAGATTTTAAAGATCAAGGTGAACCCACCCCAGAAGTTAGACAGTGTCCATGGAGTCCTTCAGTTTACTGCCTATGTTAGTAGCTTTGTTAAGGCTCAGAGTCTCAACAATTTGCTGTCTTCATCTGATGTTGTTGGTAACATTAGGTTCAATAAACCCACTCTGTACATATTCCCTGGTTGTCAAGGAGACTCTGCTCTCTTTGGTATCAGTGGATTCAGTCTCCTTGTCAATGGAGGATACAATAGAAAAGCCTGTTTTTGGGATTTCACCAGACACTTGGATAGGATAGATGCTGTGTTGTTAACCCATTTGGGCACTGATAATTTGTTTGGGCTTGGGTCAGTTTTGCAAAGGAAGAGCGTTGAGAATGTACatccagaaataggctttatgTATCTGAATTCCAGTGAGAAGACTAGGTCCTCACCTGCACCCAGTGTTGAAAATCTTAAAGACAAAGAGCCTAGTTTGTTAATCAATTTGGCTGAAGAAGGAAATCGAATCATTGAGTACTCTAAGCAGTTGGGCCAGTTCCCACACCCATGTTCACGCAGTGTGGCTGGCCAGCAGCAGGATCCAGTCAATCTCTACCATAAAGTTGGTCATGGCTCCCTTGATATGTTCATCCTGAACCCAGTCCAAGACAGCAAAGAGCTTAAGGAGTTCTACCAGCAGTGGAATAAACAGGTCAGCAATTTTGGTAGCAACCAACAATTCCCCCTGCCCAATATGTTGTCCATCTGTGCCCTGCTGGTGTGGAGGCCTGCTAATCCTACTGAGAAAATCACAAGAATTTTTTTCCCAGGAAATGCACCCCAGAACAAAATCATTGAGGGTTTAGAAAGGATTAAGCATCTGAATTTCCTGAAACATCCAAGCTGCTGTCAGAAGGATCTAAATCAGCCACCAAAGAAAGCCACTGGAGGTGTCAGAGCATCTAAGCCTGCTGCACGTTCTACTCCTGTCAAAGCAGAATCTCCAAGAAAGTCTGAGACCCCTAAACCAGAAAAATCCAGACCTCTGACTAGCCCTGCTTCAAAAGGGAACAAGGTTGCTAAGGAGGATACCAATAAAAAGACTGCCAAGTCAAAGGATGTTAAAAAGGATGATAAGGAGAGAGAAAAGGCAGACAAAGCAAAATCCTCAACTTCATCCAGCCCCTCAAAGAGCTCAGTCAAGAGTGCCAGTTCTCCATCTAAGAGTCCAGTGGAACCAATTGTCCCTGTTGCAGCTGCCCTTGTGAATACACCACCACAAGAAGGTAGTCTGATTGACACATCTGTCCCAGTAGAACCTTTGGTCAACCATATCAATGGTGATGCTGCAGTACCAGAACCCAAGCCAGAGGTTGATGAGATGCCTTTAATGAAGCCAGAGCAAATTGAAGCACTTCAGTCAGAAGTTAGAGAAACTGATTCACCAGAACCTCTGCCTAACCCAGTTCAGTATGAAGCAGAACCAGTCAACTCTGCCCCTGATACAACCCCGGTTGATGCCCAGCCTCCATACGACAGACAGAAACTGGCTGAATTAGGTGTatatgaagatgatgatgatgaagctgAAGAGGCTAATGGATCGTTACCAACTGAACCTGCAACTGAGTCACCAGCAGGTACACCTGAGGAACCAGAGGAGATTGAGCAACCACAGTCTTTACCTGAGCCAGTTGAAGTACCTGACCAAGCCCATTTTGTTTCTGAGCCCGATCTTATTCAGGAAACAACTCCACAGAAAGAGGCTTTACCAGAAGTAGAATCTCAGGCTGATACAGTTACAGCTGATCCAGACATTGTGCCCAACTCTGAAGAACCTGTGGTACAAGATGATACAGACCCAGCAGAAGAAATCCCATCTTCACCAGAACCAACTGAAGAGCTACAAGGATTTTCTTTCTCTAAAGGTGATGACAGCCCTCTGGAACCAACTCCACAATTCACTCAAGAGCCAGATGTTGTTCCTGTTATGCAAGGTCAAAATGCTTCTCTTGAACAAAGCATACAGTATGGTATCACCGATGACAATGGAAGACATATGGGAGGCATCAAGGAAGAAGAGGAGGATGAAGAAGTAGAGTCAGGACGTGATTCTGTAGAAAAGCAACTTGCAGAAGATCCATCCCGAGAAGAATCAGTTGAGCTAGAACAGAACCCAACTCCAGAGCCTGCTGATAAATTGCCTGATCCAGTGAGAGAGTCCCCTGAGCCAACTGAACAGTCGCCCGAACAGTCGCCCGAACAGTCGCCCGAACAGTCGCCTGAACAGTCGCCCGAACAGTCACCTGTACAGTCACCTGTACAGTCACCTGTACAGTCCCCAGAACCAGTTGGGCAAATACTGGAACCTGTTCATTCCTCTCCAGAAACAGAAGAAGCAGAAGAGAAAGAGGACCATTTTGAAGAAAGACAGGAAGAACAGGTTGTTCCCGTTGCAGAAGAGAAACCTAACATTGATAAACAATCCATGGAAGAGGTGGGGATgtatgatgaggaggaggaagtTGACATGGACCAAGCTGAAGGGAGGGATCCAGATGCCTTTGTGTATGAGAAAGATGTTGATCTAGGAGATGAAGAGGGACCACAAGAAACCAGAGGATCAAGTGAGGAGCAGGAGGCTGAGGTGTCTGGGTTTGAAAAGGAAATTCTAACAGGTATTGTTGATCAAGCACCACCCGAAGGAAGTACTCCTATTGATGAGAGATATGCAGATTTTGATCAGCAAGAAGCATCCAGGGCATCAGAATCACCAGAGAAGGAAGCTGATGAAATCCAAAGGGTTGAGGAGAGTCCAGAGCATGATGAATTTCAGAGAGATAGCATTGAAAGGGAACAGGAACAGCAGGAATCCTCTAACATCCCAGAAGCATTTGAAAAGGATGAAACACCAACACCAGGTGAGAGTTTGTCCTTTGACAACCAAACAGGTGATCCACAATCATTAGCAACCGACTCGGCAGTAGCTAGTGACATACAAGATGACAGCAATATCAGAGATGACACTGATTCAATTGATGGTGGAACACCAGATGATGATAAAGATATTGATGAGTCCTTTGCAAGAGAGTGTAATTCACAAAAGAGTGAAGATGCAGTCGTTAATGGTTCATCTGATCAGGACTTAATTGGTGTGGAAGGCCCCCCTGCCAATATGAGGGGCATGGAGGCATCATCAAACCCCTTTGACAGCCTAGACCAACAAGGACAGAACCCATTTGTTGGAATTGACGAGACCAGTCAAGCAGAACAAACACAAGGTTCATTGAATCCTTTCAGTGATCAAAGTCCATTTGAACCAGAAAACAAGAAGCAACCAGAAGGATTTGATCCTGTCAGCGAATGGGGACAACCTATGGGTCTGCCATCCCCACCTCCTCTTGATGACAGTAAGTCAGCTAGTCCTAGCAATGGAAAGACAACAAAAGCTTCAAAAACTTCCAAGAATGGAGTTAAGGCTGCAGAAGCTAAAAAGGCAGATCTTTCAAAATCTTCAACTGGAGCAAAGAAAGCCCCAGAGAAACGTCCAGCCTCAGCTACAACTAAAACCACCCCTAATAAAACAGCAAATGGCCCAAGCAAAGCAGAACCCAAGGCTAAAACAGCACGACCAACAGAGAAAAAAGCAGAGCCTAAGAAACCTGCCCCTGCCACTACCAAAGCACCTACCCGTACTCGCCCTGCCACAGCACCTGCTCGAGCTGAACCTGCAAAGACAACACGTACTGCCCCTGCCCCTTCCCGTCGTCCTGCCACTGCTACAAGCAGATCATCACCCTCAGGTAGTCGTGGCCCACCATTGCCCCCTCTCACTGCCTTCTATGTCGACCTCACCTATATCCCCAACCATGGAGACCCTGCCTACAGTGATGTAGAGTTCTTCAAGAGGATCCGTGCTCGTTATTATGTTCTCAGCGCTTTGTCCCCTAATCCTCAGATCCTTAATTCCTTGCTGGAAGCTAAGAAGACTTGGGAGGACAAAGACCTAGAAGTGACAGTCATTCCAACTTATGACAATGAGACCCTTCGTCATTGGATGGGACTCCACAAGGAAGATCTGGGACAGTTGAAGATTGATGTTGCCCCTTCAGCTAGTCGTTGCACCATTCAGTTACAGGACCATGAAACCAGCTGTTCAGCTTACAGACTTGAATTCTAA